Genomic segment of Streptosporangium sp. NBC_01755:
TCATCGTGGTCGGCCTGGCCGACAGCGCCGACCAGGGCTTCTACCCCGAGTGGACGCCCGGCCTGGCCTGGACGCTCGGGCTCGTCCTGGCGCGGGTCGAGCCCGCGCTGGGCCGCAGCGAGTCGGTCACCGGGCTGCGCCTGGCCGACGGCGAGGCCACGCTGCCCGCCGCCCACGGTGCCGTCACCCTCCTGGAGGGGAAGATCCAGCGGATGTCCACCTGGCGCGAGGTCCGGGCCTCGATGGAGCTGGACAACCGGCTGCTCGGCCTGCTGCTCGCGCTGTTCGGCATCACCGGGCTGGTGGCCGCCGCGCTCGCCATCGCCAACGCGGTGGGCGGCCGGGTGCTGGCCCAGACCCGCGACATCGCCACCCTCAAGTCCCTCGGCTACACCCGGGGCCAGGTCTTCGCGGTGCTCATGGCCGAGCACGGCGCGCTCGGGCTGCTCGGCATCGTCATCGGACTCCTCTGCGGTCAGGTCGCCGCCTCGTTCGTCCTGGACGGGGTGCCGATCCTGCCGCTCTCGCCGGTCCCGCTGCTCGCCATAGCCGGTGGCACCGCCGTGGTGGTCTGCGTGGCGGTGGCCCTGCCGGCCTGGCGCGGCGGGCGCACCCCTCCCATCCCCGCGGCCCCTGCGGCGCCGCCCCGGGGGCACCTGTCGAGGCTGGCGAGGCTGGCGCTTCTGCTGCGACTGCCGCCCGCCCTGGTCCTGGGCACCCGCGACGCCTTCACCCGGCGCGTCCCGGCGTTCCTGAGCATCTTCGGCGTCGCGATCCCGATGATGATGATCACCATTGGGCTCGGCTGCTGGGCCACCCTGGACGACTTCCTGCGCCGCCCCGAGCAGGTCGGCCAGGCGGCGGCGCTCACGGTGCGCCCGGACAAGCTCCCGGCCGGCGACGCCCTGAAGATCGCCAGGGCCGACCCCGAGGTGCTGGCCGCCTATCCCGGCGCCGAGGTGCTCGCCCTGGAGCCCGAGCAGACCAGGAGCGTGCTGGCCCGCGCCGCAGGCACCTCGACCGAGCCGTACCCCTTCTCGGTGGTCGAGGGCAGGATGTACGCCGCCAGGGGAGAGGCGGTCGCCGGGCAGGGGCTGCTCGACCTGCTGGGTGTGAAGATCGGCGACCGGGTCCGGCTGACCGTGGGCGGCACCCCGCTGATCGTGCACCTGGTGGGCCGGGTGGTGGAGCCGGACCAGGACGGGGAGGTGCTCTCCTTCGGCATCGACAGCCTCGCGGCCAAGGACGCGGTACCGCCGCAGTTCTACAGCCTGGTGCTCAGGCCGGGCGCGGACCCGGCCGAGGTACGGGCTCGGCTGCTGGCCGCCTCGGGAGAGGCCCTTGAGGTGCACCGGGTGGTCAACCCGGCGGAGCGGCTGGCGATCATCCGGGTGGTGATCGTGGCGCTGATCGGCGTGCTCGCCCTGCTGGGCCTGGCCAACCTCCTCACGGCCGCTGCCCTGGGCCTGCGCGACCACGCCTTCGATCTCGCGGTGCTCAAGGCCATGGGCCTCACGCCCAGACAGGTGGCCGCCACCCTGGTCACCGGGACCGGCCTGCTGATCGTGCTGGGCGTGGTCGCGGGCACCGCGGCCGGGGCCTCGCTGGTCGGCGGGCTGATCGACCTGCAGGGCCACACCAGCGGCGTCG
This window contains:
- a CDS encoding ABC transporter permease; amino-acid sequence: MSTVRASYRWIRADLRARRAQALLTVLAVAGIVTALITSATLLEDGTNPWRGLFAESRGAHVWIHTRDAPEVAALSRLPGVVQVAGPYRSAPVTLTLDGKKSPVALREMSATPPRVAVPLIREGRPLRPGDTDGVVVERSFARALDLRVGGPFPVTGLNGATHPLIVVGLADSADQGFYPEWTPGLAWTLGLVLARVEPALGRSESVTGLRLADGEATLPAAHGAVTLLEGKIQRMSTWREVRASMELDNRLLGLLLALFGITGLVAAALAIANAVGGRVLAQTRDIATLKSLGYTRGQVFAVLMAEHGALGLLGIVIGLLCGQVAASFVLDGVPILPLSPVPLLAIAGGTAVVVCVAVALPAWRGGRTPPIPAAPAAPPRGHLSRLARLALLLRLPPALVLGTRDAFTRRVPAFLSIFGVAIPMMMITIGLGCWATLDDFLRRPEQVGQAAALTVRPDKLPAGDALKIARADPEVLAAYPGAEVLALEPEQTRSVLARAAGTSTEPYPFSVVEGRMYAARGEAVAGQGLLDLLGVKIGDRVRLTVGGTPLIVHLVGRVVEPDQDGEVLSFGIDSLAAKDAVPPQFYSLVLRPGADPAEVRARLLAASGEALEVHRVVNPAERLAIIRVVIVALIGVLALLGLANLLTAAALGLRDHAFDLAVLKAMGLTPRQVAATLVTGTGLLIVLGVVAGTAAGASLVGGLIDLQGHTSGVGAGIGRTPSALTLAVAMLVAVGSALLVTLIPAARAARAQVPVTAR